The following are from one region of the Synechococcus sp. CBW1108 genome:
- the acpP gene encoding acyl carrier protein — MSQEAIFEKVRSIVAEQLSVDSGDVKPESNFQNDLGADSLDTVELVMALEEAFDIEIPDEAAEGITTVGDAVKFIQDKQA; from the coding sequence ATGTCCCAGGAAGCGATCTTCGAGAAAGTGCGCTCGATCGTTGCGGAGCAGCTCAGCGTTGATTCCGGGGACGTCAAGCCCGAATCCAACTTTCAGAACGATCTCGGTGCTGACTCCCTCGACACCGTCGAACTGGTGATGGCCCTGGAAGAAGCCTTCGACATCGAGATTCCCGACGAAGCTGCCGAAGGCATCACCACCGTGGGTGATGCCGTCAAGTTCATCCAGGACAAGCAGGCCTGA
- a CDS encoding VRR-NUC domain-containing protein produces the protein MASSPSEHEIQQRIRLACGRGPVRLWRNNTGALVDQQGRFVRFGLCKGSSDLIGLRSVVVTPEMVGQRIAQFVALEIKTDCGTVSPEQRAFLQLVQQLGGLGAVCRSIAEAQAVLGLDAMAGSGQ, from the coding sequence ATGGCCTCCTCCCCGAGCGAACACGAGATCCAGCAGCGCATCCGTCTGGCCTGCGGCAGGGGGCCTGTGCGGCTCTGGCGCAACAACACCGGCGCCCTGGTCGACCAGCAGGGGCGCTTCGTGCGCTTTGGGCTGTGCAAGGGCAGCAGCGACCTGATCGGTCTGCGCTCCGTGGTGGTGACGCCCGAAATGGTGGGCCAGCGGATTGCCCAGTTCGTCGCCCTGGAAATCAAGACGGACTGCGGAACCGTCAGCCCCGAGCAGCGGGCCTTTCTGCAGCTGGTCCAGCAACTGGGCGGTTTGGGGGCGGTCTGCCGCTCCATTGCAGAGGCCCAGGCGGTCCTGGGCCTGGATGCCATGGCCGGGTCAGGCCAATGA
- a CDS encoding DEAD/DEAH box helicase has protein sequence MAPIVLRDYQQQLLADLRAALKVHRRVCAVMPTGAGKGQTIGAIARGAAGKGRRVLVLAHRAELIEQLTATVQAWGLEPDVIAPGHRLQGRQVAVGSVQTVVRRLALLPPPDLIIQDEAHHLVAGNVWGRVINAWPEAHLIGKTATPERLDGKGLGVEAGGYFEALVLGPSAAWLVEQGWLAKPRVFSWPGARNSKLRRRMGDFDLEEAARAFGDRAAIGDAVSHYQRRLHPGTAICFCCTIEHAEQMAAAFRAAGIRAAAVSGSTPAEERKRLIAGLGTGEVEVLSSCMIISEGTDIPSVGGAILMRPTASLSLYLQMVGRALRPAPGKQEAVILDHVGNAHRHGLPTDEREWNLAGRRRRDGASIPIKDCPVCFCSCPSAAQQCPDCGHLFLADERDEQRRGLQQVEGELVEVTGSAARHRPKPRQQQQRPRRTHPAAGCRTFEELLEREQERGYKPGWARHVWAARQQR, from the coding sequence ATGGCCCCGATCGTCCTGCGCGACTACCAGCAGCAGCTGCTGGCCGATCTCCGCGCCGCCCTCAAGGTCCATCGCCGGGTCTGCGCCGTCATGCCCACCGGTGCGGGCAAGGGCCAGACCATCGGCGCGATCGCCCGCGGCGCAGCCGGCAAGGGCCGGCGGGTGCTGGTGCTGGCCCACCGGGCCGAGCTGATCGAGCAGCTCACCGCCACGGTGCAGGCCTGGGGCCTGGAGCCCGATGTGATCGCCCCCGGCCACCGGCTGCAGGGCCGGCAGGTCGCCGTGGGCTCCGTGCAGACCGTGGTCCGGCGGCTCGCACTGCTGCCGCCGCCGGATCTGATCATTCAGGACGAGGCCCACCACCTGGTGGCCGGCAATGTCTGGGGCCGCGTCATCAACGCCTGGCCTGAGGCCCACCTGATCGGCAAGACCGCCACCCCGGAACGCCTCGACGGCAAGGGGTTGGGCGTGGAGGCGGGTGGCTATTTCGAGGCCCTGGTGCTTGGGCCTTCAGCGGCCTGGCTTGTGGAGCAGGGCTGGCTGGCCAAGCCCCGGGTCTTCTCCTGGCCAGGCGCCCGGAACAGCAAGCTCCGCCGTCGCATGGGCGACTTCGATCTGGAGGAGGCAGCACGCGCCTTTGGCGATCGGGCCGCCATCGGCGATGCCGTTTCGCACTACCAGCGCCGGCTTCACCCGGGCACGGCCATCTGCTTTTGCTGCACGATCGAGCACGCCGAGCAGATGGCCGCGGCCTTCCGCGCTGCGGGAATTCGCGCCGCGGCGGTGAGCGGCAGCACCCCGGCGGAGGAGCGCAAGCGCCTGATCGCCGGGCTCGGCACCGGTGAGGTGGAAGTGCTCAGCAGCTGCATGATCATTTCCGAGGGCACCGACATCCCCTCCGTCGGCGGGGCGATCCTGATGCGGCCCACCGCCAGCCTGTCGCTCTATTTGCAGATGGTCGGCCGTGCCTTGCGGCCCGCACCGGGAAAGCAGGAGGCCGTGATCCTCGATCACGTCGGCAATGCCCATCGCCACGGCCTGCCCACCGATGAGCGGGAGTGGAATCTGGCTGGCCGCCGCCGGCGGGACGGCGCCTCAATTCCGATCAAGGACTGCCCGGTCTGCTTTTGCAGCTGCCCCAGTGCCGCCCAGCAATGCCCCGACTGCGGCCATCTGTTCCTGGCCGACGAGCGCGATGAGCAGCGCCGCGGGCTCCAGCAGGTTGAGGGTGAACTGGTGGAAGTCACGGGGTCAGCAGCCCGCCACCGACCCAAGCCCAGGCAGCAACAGCAACGGCCGCGGCGTACGCACCCGGCAGCGGGCTGCCGCACCTTTGAGGAGCTGCTGGAGCGGGAGCAGGAGCGGGGCTACAAGCCAGGCTGGGCCAGGCATGTCTGGGCGGCACGGCAGCAGCGATGA
- the glmS gene encoding glutamine--fructose-6-phosphate transaminase (isomerizing) codes for MCGIVALIGSREAAPQLLEGLRQLEYRGYDSAGIASVDGAGLHCLKAEGKLVNLMARFEAEGAPGHCGIGHTRWATHGKPEERNAHPHLDGSGQLAVVQNGIIENYRSLREELQAEGVLFRSETDTEVIPHLLARQLARFTAAGRKPSGALLLDAVQQVLPLLQGAYALAVVWAEAPGALLVARRAAPLLIGLGEGEFLCASDTPALAGFTRTILPMEDGEVALLTPLGIELYDQAGGRVERSPSLLSGTEHVADKRSFRHFMLKEIHEQPETAALWVARHLPQTLPGEAGPLVALPLPAEVFEGVERIQILACGTSRHAAQVGAYLLEQLAGIPTSVFYASEFRYSPPPLSAHTLTIGVTQSGETADTLAALAMEQERRQLIPDPAFAPRLLGITNRAESSLARMVDHILDIGAGIEVGVAATKTFLAQLLAFYGLALAFAERRLGKEQHGASSGCSRAGLEALVAQLRQLPQQLEALVADHDQRCAGLAHRFEGTQDVIFLGRGINYPIALEGALKLKEISYIHAEGYPAGEMKHGPIALLDAKVPVVSIAMPGKVFDKVLSNAQEAKARDAQLIGVAPNCPDAELFDLLLPVPVVDELLSPLLTVIPMQLLSYHIAAHRGLDVDQPRNLAKSVTVE; via the coding sequence ATGTGCGGCATCGTTGCCCTGATTGGATCCCGGGAGGCGGCTCCCCAGCTGCTGGAAGGTCTGCGCCAGCTGGAATACCGCGGCTACGACTCAGCTGGAATCGCCAGCGTGGATGGGGCGGGGCTCCACTGCCTCAAGGCCGAGGGCAAGCTGGTCAATCTCATGGCCCGCTTTGAGGCCGAGGGCGCCCCGGGCCACTGCGGCATCGGCCATACCCGCTGGGCCACCCACGGCAAGCCTGAAGAGCGCAACGCCCACCCCCACCTCGATGGCAGCGGCCAGCTGGCGGTGGTGCAGAACGGCATCATCGAGAACTACCGCAGCCTGCGGGAGGAGTTGCAGGCCGAAGGGGTGCTGTTCCGCTCCGAGACGGACACCGAGGTGATCCCCCATCTGCTGGCGCGGCAGCTGGCAAGGTTCACGGCGGCGGGTCGCAAGCCCAGCGGGGCCCTGCTGCTGGATGCGGTGCAGCAGGTGTTGCCCCTGCTGCAGGGGGCCTATGCCCTGGCGGTGGTGTGGGCCGAGGCCCCCGGGGCCCTGCTGGTGGCGCGCCGGGCGGCACCGCTGTTGATTGGCCTGGGGGAGGGGGAATTCCTCTGCGCCAGCGACACCCCAGCCCTGGCTGGCTTCACCCGCACGATCCTGCCCATGGAGGACGGCGAGGTGGCCCTGCTCACTCCGCTGGGTATAGAGCTATACGACCAGGCCGGGGGGCGGGTAGAGCGCAGCCCCAGCCTGCTGAGCGGCACCGAGCACGTGGCCGATAAGCGCAGCTTTCGCCACTTCATGCTCAAGGAGATCCACGAGCAGCCGGAAACGGCGGCGCTCTGGGTGGCCCGGCACCTGCCGCAGACGCTGCCCGGCGAGGCCGGCCCCCTGGTAGCCCTGCCACTGCCTGCGGAGGTGTTTGAGGGGGTGGAGCGGATCCAGATCCTGGCCTGCGGCACCAGTCGCCATGCGGCCCAGGTGGGGGCCTACCTGCTGGAACAACTGGCAGGAATTCCAACCAGCGTTTTCTATGCCAGTGAATTCCGCTACTCGCCGCCGCCGCTCTCCGCCCACACCCTCACGATCGGCGTGACCCAGTCAGGGGAAACAGCAGACACCCTGGCGGCCCTGGCCATGGAGCAGGAGCGGCGCCAGTTGATCCCTGATCCAGCCTTTGCCCCCAGGCTGCTGGGGATCACCAACCGGGCGGAGAGCTCCCTGGCCCGGATGGTGGATCACATCCTCGATATCGGAGCAGGCATTGAGGTGGGGGTGGCAGCCACCAAAACCTTCCTGGCCCAGTTGCTGGCTTTCTATGGCCTGGCCCTGGCCTTTGCCGAGCGCCGGCTGGGCAAAGAGCAGCATGGCGCCAGTTCGGGCTGCAGCCGCGCCGGTCTGGAAGCCCTGGTGGCCCAGTTGCGGCAATTGCCCCAGCAGCTCGAGGCCCTGGTGGCCGACCACGACCAGCGCTGCGCTGGCCTGGCCCACCGCTTTGAGGGCACCCAGGATGTGATCTTCCTCGGCAGGGGCATCAACTATCCAATTGCCCTGGAGGGTGCCCTCAAGCTCAAGGAGATCAGCTATATCCATGCCGAGGGCTACCCAGCTGGCGAGATGAAGCACGGCCCCATTGCCCTGCTCGATGCCAAGGTGCCGGTGGTGTCGATCGCCATGCCGGGCAAGGTGTTTGACAAGGTGCTCAGCAATGCCCAGGAGGCCAAGGCCCGGGACGCCCAGCTGATCGGGGTCGCCCCCAACTGCCCTGATGCAGAGTTATTTGATCTGCTGTTGCCGGTGCCGGTGGTGGATGAACTGCTGAGCCCTCTGCTCACGGTGATTCCCATGCAGCTGTTGAGTTATCACATCGCGGCCCACCGGGGCCTGGATGTGGATCAGCCGCGCAACCTGGCCAAGAGCGTCACCGTGGAGTAG
- a CDS encoding Bro-N domain-containing protein codes for MNSNESSLAPFQFEGRQVRVITDEQGEPWFVAADVCACLAIRNPSDALNRLDDDEKGLGQAETPGGEQSMSTVNEPGLYNLVLGSRKPEARRFKRWVTHEVLPAIRRTGRYAIPGAVAALPSAQQDRVSALLLIGDAVARVPGVKCGIAMAATLTCIQENTGLATESLRRALPATEEPICSLNATGLGQLLGMKAKDTNQHLAACGLQVRNQRGEWELTDAGRPWGEALPYCRQGHSGYQILWNPAVVDVVRELS; via the coding sequence ATGAACAGCAACGAATCGTCCCTGGCGCCCTTCCAGTTCGAGGGCCGCCAGGTTCGGGTGATCACCGATGAGCAAGGCGAACCCTGGTTTGTGGCCGCCGATGTCTGCGCTTGCCTGGCAATCCGGAATCCAAGCGACGCGCTCAACCGGCTCGACGACGACGAGAAGGGTCTCGGTCAAGCCGAGACCCCCGGGGGCGAGCAGTCCATGAGCACCGTCAATGAGCCCGGCCTCTACAACCTGGTGCTCGGCAGCCGCAAGCCGGAGGCCAGGCGTTTCAAACGCTGGGTCACCCACGAGGTGTTGCCCGCCATCCGCCGCACCGGCCGCTACGCCATCCCCGGCGCTGTGGCCGCCCTGCCATCTGCCCAGCAGGACCGCGTCAGCGCCCTGCTGCTGATCGGTGATGCCGTAGCCCGGGTTCCCGGCGTGAAATGCGGCATCGCCATGGCCGCCACGCTCACCTGCATCCAGGAGAACACCGGCCTGGCGACCGAATCCCTGCGGCGGGCACTGCCGGCAACGGAGGAACCGATCTGCTCCCTCAATGCCACGGGGCTGGGCCAGTTGCTGGGCATGAAGGCCAAGGACACGAATCAGCACCTCGCCGCCTGCGGGCTGCAGGTCCGCAACCAGCGTGGGGAATGGGAGCTCACCGATGCCGGCCGGCCGTGGGGCGAGGCACTGCCGTATTGCCGCCAGGGGCACAGCGGCTACCAGATCCTCTGGAACCCCGCCGTTGTTGACGTGGTGCGGGAGCTGAGCTGA
- a CDS encoding NAD(P)H dehydrogenase subunit NdhS — translation MADLPILPGSTVVVRDGRSIYNGYRGFVQRISGQRAAVLFEGGNWDKLVTMPIKTLEQA, via the coding sequence ATGGCCGACCTGCCGATCCTGCCTGGCTCCACCGTGGTGGTGCGTGATGGCCGCTCCATCTACAACGGCTACCGGGGCTTTGTGCAGCGGATCAGCGGTCAGCGGGCCGCCGTGCTGTTCGAGGGCGGCAACTGGGACAAGTTGGTGACCATGCCGATCAAGACCCTCGAGCAGGCTTGA
- a CDS encoding ribonuclease III family protein — MRPERHQQLVAFLRSLGLECGDRDLTPIEEALTHTSAGRAHNHERLEFLGDAVLRLAAAEFLQRHHPGLGVGRWSALRAQLVSDRWLAEIAERCGIASVLLLGPMATGDSAGRATVRAECCEALLGGLYEAWGGGQGGLEPVHCWLTPHWQRSAAELLSDPDRHNWKSALQEWSQGQGLGLPQYSCTERSQVHGDPHRFGCTVQILGQSSHTGLGPSRRSAEQAAARAALATIKPARGS, encoded by the coding sequence ATGCGGCCCGAACGCCACCAGCAACTGGTTGCCTTCCTCCGGTCGTTGGGCCTGGAGTGCGGCGACCGCGACCTGACCCCGATCGAGGAAGCTCTCACCCACACCTCGGCGGGACGGGCCCACAACCACGAGCGCCTGGAGTTTCTGGGCGATGCCGTGCTGCGGCTGGCCGCAGCCGAATTTCTACAACGGCACCACCCCGGCCTGGGCGTGGGCCGCTGGTCAGCCCTGAGGGCCCAGCTCGTGAGCGACCGCTGGCTGGCTGAAATCGCCGAGCGCTGCGGCATCGCATCGGTTCTGCTGCTTGGGCCGATGGCCACTGGCGACAGCGCCGGGCGGGCCACCGTGCGAGCGGAATGTTGCGAGGCCCTGCTGGGGGGCCTCTATGAGGCCTGGGGGGGCGGCCAGGGCGGCCTAGAGCCGGTGCACTGCTGGCTCACCCCCCACTGGCAGCGCAGCGCCGCCGAATTGCTGAGCGATCCCGATCGCCATAACTGGAAATCGGCACTGCAGGAATGGAGTCAGGGCCAGGGCCTGGGGCTGCCCCAGTACAGCTGTACCGAACGCAGCCAGGTGCACGGCGATCCCCATCGCTTTGGCTGCACGGTGCAGATCCTTGGTCAATCCAGCCATACGGGCCTGGGGCCCTCGCGACGCAGCGCCGAACAGGCGGCAGCCCGGGCTGCCCTGGCGACCATCAAGCCTGCTCGAGGGTCTTGA
- a CDS encoding mannose-1-phosphate guanylyltransferase/mannose-6-phosphate isomerase: MPVSTLVPVILCGGTGTRLWPLSRASYPKQYWPLAGGGEETLLQQTQQRLDGLEGLAAPLLICNEDHRFIVAEQMRQIGVEPAGILLEPVGRNTAPAVAVAALQATAQGDDPLLLVLAADHAIRNSAAFRDTITAGAAAAEAGQLVTFGIVPTTAETGYGYIEAAEPLGGVNRPVPIARFVEKPNQATAEQFLATGRFTWNSGMFLFKASAILAELERLVPEVVSACRLALEQDSADLNFLRLEREAFAACPNVALDVAVMERTDRGAVLPLEAGWSDVGSWSALWETADQDDQGNVLRGRVIHEDSRNCYLRSEHRLVVGLGVEDLVVVETDDVVLVAHRNRAQDIKGIVGLLERQGAPESKAHRKIYRPWGSYDGVTEGSRWQVKRIVVNPGASLSLQMHHHRAEHWVVVQGSALVEKDGQQELVSENQSTYIPLGCRHRLTNPGKIPVEMIEVQSGPYLGEDDIVRFDDRYGRTDVAAAGGPATPR, translated from the coding sequence ATGCCAGTCAGCACCCTGGTTCCAGTGATCCTTTGCGGCGGCACGGGCACCAGGCTGTGGCCCCTCTCGCGCGCCAGCTATCCGAAGCAATACTGGCCCCTGGCCGGCGGCGGCGAGGAAACCCTGCTGCAGCAGACCCAGCAGCGACTGGATGGCCTGGAGGGGCTGGCAGCGCCATTGCTGATCTGCAATGAAGATCACCGCTTCATCGTGGCCGAGCAGATGCGCCAGATCGGCGTTGAACCGGCGGGGATCCTGCTAGAGCCGGTAGGCCGCAACACGGCCCCGGCGGTGGCGGTGGCGGCATTGCAGGCCACGGCCCAAGGCGATGACCCCCTGCTGCTGGTCCTGGCGGCGGACCACGCCATTCGCAACTCCGCGGCCTTCCGCGACACGATCACGGCCGGCGCGGCGGCAGCGGAGGCGGGCCAGCTGGTGACCTTCGGGATCGTGCCCACCACAGCTGAAACTGGCTACGGTTACATCGAGGCAGCCGAGCCCCTCGGGGGGGTCAACAGGCCAGTGCCGATCGCCCGGTTTGTGGAGAAGCCCAATCAGGCCACCGCCGAGCAGTTCCTGGCCACCGGCCGCTTCACCTGGAACAGCGGCATGTTCCTGTTCAAGGCCAGCGCCATCCTGGCGGAGCTCGAACGGCTGGTGCCGGAGGTGGTCAGTGCCTGCAGGCTGGCCCTGGAGCAGGACAGTGCCGACCTCAACTTCCTGCGGCTGGAGCGGGAAGCCTTTGCCGCCTGCCCCAATGTGGCCCTCGACGTGGCCGTCATGGAACGCACCGACCGGGGCGCCGTGCTGCCCCTGGAGGCGGGCTGGAGTGATGTGGGCAGCTGGAGCGCCCTCTGGGAAACCGCCGACCAGGACGACCAGGGCAACGTGCTGCGGGGCCGGGTGATCCACGAAGACTCCCGCAACTGCTACCTGCGCAGCGAGCACCGCCTGGTGGTGGGGCTTGGCGTCGAAGACCTGGTGGTGGTGGAAACCGACGATGTGGTGCTGGTGGCCCACCGCAACCGGGCCCAGGACATCAAGGGGATCGTGGGCCTGCTGGAGCGCCAGGGGGCCCCGGAGAGCAAGGCCCACCGCAAGATCTATCGCCCCTGGGGCTCCTATGACGGCGTCACCGAGGGCTCCCGCTGGCAGGTGAAGCGGATCGTGGTCAACCCCGGCGCCAGCCTTTCGCTGCAGATGCACCACCACCGGGCCGAACACTGGGTCGTGGTGCAGGGCTCGGCGCTGGTGGAAAAGGATGGTCAACAGGAGCTGGTCAGCGAAAACCAAAGCACCTACATCCCCCTGGGCTGCCGGCACCGGCTCACCAACCCGGGCAAGATCCCGGTCGAGATGATTGAGGTGCAGAGCGGCCCCTACCTGGGCGAAGACGACATCGTGCGCTTTGACGATCGCTACGGTCGCACCGACGTCGCCGCAGCCGGGGGGCCAGCTACTCCACGGTGA
- a CDS encoding integrase, producing MPPSDPWLSRQNAALKLKGHGVTLDVAGGRVRLRATMPPRPTDPLGAEPKQYRISTGLAYPDQATESLQLAEQLGNALERHRLGLEAFNWTPWLPKGRQRKQAQQDEQPEGVSGLQAVRLTRQWWGKQRRRGPSAEDSWKVDYDAPLAPLLEISSLRSEHLVALVEATPSGSRSRRRASQAAATVARALDWPEVLVSQLRELGKGYSAARSQAPRDLPKDEAIEALIDRLSASWQWPVALAAVYGCRPHEALLFAEVQPSGLLRIADGKTGARQSLALPAEWIERWSLHTKRLPAFNPERSHRDVGALMGQAFRRAGAEFQPYDLRHAWAVRAIHNPKISPSLAAKSMGHSLAVHSSVYQRWFDAHEMESLQAVLSAAS from the coding sequence GTGCCTCCCTCCGACCCCTGGCTCAGCCGCCAGAACGCCGCTCTGAAGCTGAAAGGTCACGGGGTCACCCTCGATGTGGCGGGTGGTCGGGTGCGCCTGCGGGCGACCATGCCGCCGCGACCCACAGACCCGCTTGGTGCCGAGCCGAAGCAGTACCGCATCAGCACCGGTCTCGCCTACCCGGATCAGGCCACCGAGTCGCTGCAGCTGGCTGAGCAGCTGGGCAATGCCCTTGAGCGGCACCGCCTCGGGCTGGAGGCCTTCAACTGGACGCCCTGGCTGCCCAAGGGACGCCAGCGGAAGCAGGCTCAGCAGGACGAACAGCCCGAAGGTGTCAGCGGACTCCAGGCGGTCCGCCTTACCCGCCAGTGGTGGGGCAAGCAGCGGCGCCGCGGCCCATCCGCCGAAGACAGCTGGAAGGTGGACTACGACGCCCCGCTGGCGCCCCTGCTGGAGATCAGCTCCCTGCGGTCCGAGCACCTGGTGGCGCTGGTGGAGGCCACGCCATCAGGCAGCCGCTCCAGGCGCCGGGCCTCTCAGGCCGCGGCCACCGTGGCCAGGGCTCTCGACTGGCCCGAGGTGCTGGTGTCCCAACTGCGGGAACTTGGCAAGGGCTACAGCGCCGCTCGCAGTCAGGCTCCCCGCGATCTGCCCAAGGATGAGGCGATCGAAGCGCTGATTGATCGGCTCTCGGCCTCGTGGCAGTGGCCGGTGGCGCTGGCCGCTGTCTACGGCTGCCGGCCCCATGAGGCGCTGCTGTTCGCCGAGGTTCAGCCATCAGGGCTGCTGCGTATCGCCGATGGCAAGACCGGGGCGCGGCAGTCGCTGGCCCTGCCGGCGGAGTGGATCGAGCGCTGGTCCTTGCACACCAAGCGACTGCCGGCCTTCAACCCCGAGCGCAGCCACCGTGATGTGGGGGCCCTGATGGGTCAGGCCTTCCGCCGTGCAGGAGCTGAGTTTCAGCCGTACGACCTTCGCCATGCCTGGGCGGTGCGGGCGATTCACAACCCAAAGATCTCGCCCTCACTGGCGGCCAAGTCGATGGGTCACAGCCTGGCGGTGCACAGCAGCGTGTACCAGCGGTGGTTCGATGCCCACGAGATGGAGTCTCTCCAGGCGGTGCTCAGCGCAGCGTCCTGA
- the psaC gene encoding photosystem I iron-sulfur center protein PsaC, with translation MSHAVKIYDTCIGCTQCVRACPLDVLEMVPWDGCKAGQIASSPRTEDCVGCKRCETACPTDFLSIRVYLGDETSRSMGLSY, from the coding sequence ATGTCCCACGCCGTCAAGATCTACGACACCTGCATCGGCTGCACCCAGTGTGTGCGTGCCTGCCCTCTCGATGTGCTCGAGATGGTGCCCTGGGATGGCTGCAAGGCCGGTCAGATCGCCTCCTCGCCCCGCACCGAAGACTGCGTGGGTTGCAAGCGCTGCGAAACCGCCTGCCCTACCGACTTCCTCAGCATCCGCGTCTATCTCGGCGATGAAACCAGTCGCTCGATGGGCCTTTCCTACTGA
- the rimM gene encoding ribosome maturation factor RimM (Essential for efficient processing of 16S rRNA), producing the protein MEPAKEPATDLMVVGKLVAAQGLKGELRVLPLSDFPERFTQAGRRWLQLKGQTPQEVALLGGRQLPGRELFVVSLAAVDSRVAAEALVGAELLVRSDDRPKLAQGEFHLLDLVGTEVRLLEGQRPIGRVCNLIHAGNDLLEVEQETPTGSRRLLIPFVTAIVPEVHLAKGWIGITPPPGLLDL; encoded by the coding sequence ATCGAACCAGCTAAGGAACCAGCTACGGACCTGATGGTGGTGGGCAAGCTGGTGGCCGCCCAGGGCTTGAAGGGGGAACTGCGCGTCCTGCCCCTGAGCGATTTCCCGGAGCGCTTCACCCAGGCCGGTCGCCGCTGGCTACAACTCAAGGGGCAAACCCCGCAGGAGGTGGCACTGCTCGGCGGCCGCCAGCTGCCGGGCAGGGAGCTGTTTGTGGTGAGCTTGGCCGCCGTTGACAGCCGCGTCGCAGCCGAGGCCCTGGTGGGGGCCGAACTGCTCGTGCGCTCCGATGACCGGCCCAAGCTGGCCCAGGGCGAATTTCACCTGCTCGATCTGGTGGGAACCGAGGTGCGCCTGCTGGAGGGACAGCGGCCGATCGGCCGGGTGTGCAACCTGATCCATGCCGGCAACGACCTGCTGGAGGTGGAGCAGGAAACCCCGACCGGTTCCCGCCGCCTACTGATCCCCTTCGTAACCGCGATCGTGCCAGAGGTGCACCTGGCCAAGGGCTGGATCGGCATCACCCCACCGCCAGGGCTACTGGACCTTTGA
- a CDS encoding XRE family transcriptional regulator — MAQAKKPVKRSYQAVLDWQDESRRAFGKMLLNWRRRNGWTQYTACEWGTEAEFEVISYGNLSVIEQGKAGELRQKAFFQLEELNRRLAEKDWGPVKSQRLKDQLKDAEPLRGDDDKLWDAVDFWSCYIGYVPVPRSFQAAPAPTLTPKRAEEICQKWRQHVRRVIKEGGLDVTQALEQLVKGAPKEHQKRFSEVLAIDDYSSVELAQLWVDGEEFLPEQWIGAWEQKALGT; from the coding sequence ATGGCACAAGCAAAGAAGCCCGTCAAGCGCTCCTACCAGGCCGTCCTGGACTGGCAGGACGAGTCCCGCAGGGCCTTCGGGAAGATGCTGCTCAACTGGCGGCGCCGTAACGGCTGGACCCAGTACACCGCCTGCGAATGGGGCACGGAGGCCGAGTTTGAGGTGATCTCCTACGGCAACCTCTCGGTGATCGAGCAGGGCAAGGCCGGTGAACTGCGCCAGAAGGCCTTCTTCCAGCTCGAGGAGCTCAACCGTCGCCTGGCGGAGAAGGACTGGGGACCGGTCAAGTCCCAGCGGTTGAAGGACCAGCTGAAGGACGCGGAGCCCCTGCGCGGCGATGACGACAAGCTCTGGGATGCAGTGGACTTCTGGAGCTGCTACATCGGCTATGTGCCGGTGCCCAGATCCTTTCAAGCAGCGCCCGCGCCGACCCTGACGCCGAAGCGCGCCGAGGAGATCTGTCAGAAATGGCGCCAGCACGTGCGCCGCGTGATCAAGGAAGGCGGCCTCGACGTCACCCAGGCCCTGGAGCAGCTGGTCAAGGGTGCACCGAAGGAGCACCAGAAGCGTTTCTCAGAGGTGCTGGCCATCGACGACTACAGCTCGGTTGAGCTGGCCCAGCTCTGGGTGGATGGCGAAGAGTTCCTTCCCGAGCAGTGGATCGGCGCCTGGGAGCAGAAAGCGCTGGGCACCTGA